A window of the Acidovorax sp. YS12 genome harbors these coding sequences:
- a CDS encoding PepSY domain-containing protein, translating into MRTATLKGWLWVHKWSSLVSMTFLLMLCITGLPLIFKDEIHHWLDPHPELGEVAPGTPRPTLQNLAEQALASRPVGHVVTAVSFEEEEPDVLLVSTAATLDPPPNAPWPGQHTHAFDQRDGRLVLQEPPAREGFMYVMQRLHVDLFLYEPGMLFLGAMGLLMFVAIVSGVVVYAPFMRKLDFATVRAARGPRVLWLDLHNLLGIVTLMWLSVVTLTGVLNTLAGQVARSWQANELGPMVAPYKHEPLVMQRAPVDAVIATARQAAPEHRLISIFYPGRTFSSPRHFTAVYLGDTPVTSRLLTLALIDAKTAELKGFVPIPWYAKTLFLSRPLHFGDYGSLPLKIVWMLLTLMTIVVSGSGIYLWLRKPAGRKAKVRSPTGANEAVA; encoded by the coding sequence ATGCGCACTGCCACGTTGAAAGGCTGGTTGTGGGTGCATAAGTGGAGCAGTCTGGTCTCGATGACCTTTCTTCTAATGCTGTGCATCACCGGGCTGCCACTAATTTTCAAGGACGAAATCCACCACTGGCTAGACCCGCACCCGGAACTGGGCGAGGTCGCTCCAGGTACGCCCCGACCTACGCTACAAAATCTGGCCGAGCAAGCGCTGGCATCGCGCCCCGTGGGCCATGTGGTAACCGCCGTGTCGTTCGAAGAGGAGGAGCCCGATGTACTGCTCGTCAGCACGGCAGCCACGCTCGATCCGCCTCCCAATGCGCCTTGGCCGGGCCAGCACACGCACGCTTTCGACCAGCGTGATGGCAGGCTTGTATTGCAGGAGCCGCCTGCGCGTGAGGGCTTCATGTACGTGATGCAGCGGCTCCATGTGGATCTGTTCCTCTACGAGCCGGGCATGCTGTTCCTGGGTGCGATGGGCTTGCTCATGTTCGTGGCCATCGTCTCGGGCGTGGTGGTGTATGCCCCTTTCATGCGCAAGCTGGACTTTGCCACCGTGCGCGCTGCGCGCGGCCCACGTGTGCTGTGGCTTGATCTGCACAACCTGCTGGGTATCGTGACGCTGATGTGGCTGTCAGTGGTTACGCTCACCGGCGTGCTCAACACGCTGGCCGGACAGGTCGCCCGAAGTTGGCAGGCCAACGAGTTAGGGCCAATGGTCGCGCCCTACAAGCACGAGCCACTGGTGATGCAGCGCGCTCCGGTGGATGCGGTGATTGCCACCGCCCGCCAAGCCGCACCTGAGCATCGTCTGATCAGCATTTTCTACCCCGGACGGACGTTTAGCAGCCCAAGGCATTTCACTGCCGTGTACTTGGGAGATACGCCAGTGACCAGCCGCTTGCTGACACTGGCGCTGATTGATGCCAAGACGGCCGAACTGAAAGGCTTCGTCCCGATACCGTGGTATGCCAAGACGCTGTTCCTCTCTCGCCCGCTGCACTTCGGCGACTACGGCAGCCTGCCACTCAAGATCGTCTGGATGCTGCTGACACTCATGACCATTGTGGTATCGGGCAGCGGCATCTATCTGTGGTTGAGAAAGCCAGCAGGTAGGAAAGCCAAAGTGCGCTCGCCAACGGGAGCAAATGAGGCCGTCGCATGA
- a CDS encoding TonB-dependent receptor — protein sequence MYSISASDNISGQLGLRSNFSIGFVVHRATLSVSRYEADRFLAYSFGTSVTSSIYQPVVVPTPARPTSKPKTSDSVLDGIRLADTASFLSDSLLITAGVRHQRVATKNYNATAGGVSSQYEQSANTPLLGIVLKQSPSVSWYANYAEGLSQGGMAPTNATNAGITLPPYKSKQQELGVKIDMRGLGTSLSVFQIEKPSASLDATSNLYAENGKQRNRGIEWSIFGAPTRNIRLLGGVTLMQGKLVESATLGLVGKHAPGVPGLQVNIGAEWDVLWAPGLSLNARLAYSGKQYLDQLNTQQIPSWTRWDIGARYKTTIAGKPTTLRLRIDNLFNKNYWESVYTGYTSLSSPRTATLSATFDF from the coding sequence GTGTACAGCATTAGCGCCAGCGACAATATTTCTGGTCAACTTGGGCTGCGCTCGAATTTCAGCATTGGCTTTGTAGTTCACCGGGCAACTCTAAGCGTTAGCCGGTATGAGGCCGACAGATTTCTCGCCTATTCGTTCGGAACCTCCGTTACGTCCAGCATCTACCAACCAGTGGTAGTTCCGACCCCCGCCCGGCCTACAAGCAAGCCTAAAACCTCAGATTCCGTTCTCGACGGTATTAGGCTTGCAGATACTGCTTCGTTCCTAAGTGATTCACTGCTTATTACCGCAGGAGTGCGGCATCAGCGCGTGGCAACGAAGAACTACAACGCTACCGCCGGTGGCGTGAGCAGCCAGTACGAGCAAAGCGCCAACACACCATTGCTAGGCATCGTGCTCAAACAGTCGCCTAGTGTCTCTTGGTACGCCAACTATGCCGAAGGATTAAGCCAGGGTGGCATGGCCCCGACCAATGCGACCAATGCTGGCATTACCCTGCCACCCTACAAGTCTAAGCAGCAAGAACTAGGTGTAAAAATCGATATGCGGGGTCTAGGCACAAGTTTGAGTGTGTTTCAGATCGAGAAACCAAGTGCCAGTCTCGATGCCACCAGCAACCTGTACGCAGAGAACGGAAAGCAACGAAACCGGGGGATCGAGTGGAGCATTTTCGGAGCACCAACGCGCAATATCCGATTGCTTGGCGGTGTGACCTTGATGCAGGGTAAATTGGTCGAATCGGCAACCCTGGGCTTGGTTGGAAAACATGCGCCCGGGGTGCCTGGGTTACAGGTCAACATTGGCGCGGAATGGGATGTTTTGTGGGCGCCCGGTCTATCGCTGAATGCCCGACTGGCTTATTCCGGAAAGCAGTACCTGGACCAGTTGAATACTCAGCAGATTCCTTCTTGGACTCGCTGGGACATCGGTGCACGGTACAAGACTACGATTGCCGGTAAACCGACAACCCTGCGGCTTCGCATTGATAACTTATTCAATAAGAACTATTGGGAAAGTGTTTACACCGGCTACACCTCGTTGAGCAGCCCGCGCACAGCCACACTTTCTGCCACATTCGATTTCTGA
- a CDS encoding LysR family transcriptional regulator produces MELRHLRYFRVVAEEQNFHRAAERISVDLSALSRAVRELEEHVGVFRFSRGLQLVWGDSLQASSLEGFFVSYRLLSCGKWMHG; encoded by the coding sequence ATCGAGCTGCGCCACCTCCGCTATTTCCGGGTCGTGGCCGAAGAGCAGAATTTCCACCGTGCGGCCGAGCGCATTTCGGTGGACTTATCGGCGCTGTCGCGCGCCGTGCGCGAGTTGGAGGAGCACGTGGGCGTGTTCAGGTTTTCGAGGGGACTTCAACTGGTATGGGGCGATTCACTTCAAGCTTCAAGCTTGGAAGGCTTTTTTGTTTCCTATCGCCTGCTGTCCTGCGGCAAATGGATGCACGGGTGA